A single genomic interval of Cucumis sativus cultivar 9930 chromosome 5, Cucumber_9930_V3, whole genome shotgun sequence harbors:
- the LOC101205046 gene encoding histone-lysine N-methyltransferase ATXR6 encodes MIHSRRTLAPKPSSPHRFLPDHDDCDDIFCQKCGSGDSPADLLLCDKCDRGYHLFCLTPILPSVPKGTWFCPTCSNHKKLKSFPLVQTKIVDFFRIQRPADSEKGSSLENRKKRRRAGSLVLSKKRRKLLPFNPTADPARRLEQMASLATALTATGTNFSNELTYMRGMAPRSANCASLEHGGMQVLPKEDVETLNLCRSMMERGEWPPLMVVFDPREGFTVEADRFIKDLTIITEYTGDVDYLKNREHDDGDSMMTLLSATNPSKSLVICPDKRSNIARFINGINNHTPDGRKKQNLKCVRFNVNGECRVLLIANRDISKGERLYYDYNGYEHEYPTEHFV; translated from the exons ATGATCCACAGCCGGAGAACTCTTGCTCCCAAGCCCTCTTCCCCCCATCGTTTTCTACCAGATCACGACGACTGCGACGACATTTTTTGTCAGAAATGCGGCTCCGGGGACTCTCCGGCCGACCTTCTTCTCTGCGACAAATGTGATCGAGGCTATCACCTCTTTTGTCTTACCCCCATTCTCCCTTCCGTCCCCAAGGGAACCTGGTTCTGCCCCACTTGCTCCAATCACAAGAAACTCAAAT CTTTCCCTCTTGTGCAAACTAAAATTGTTGACTTTTTCCGCATTCAAAGACCCGCGGACTCTGAAAAAGGCTCAAGCCTAG aaAACCGTAAGAAGCGAAGACGGGCTGGTAGCTTAGTACTTagtaaaaagagaaggaagctCTTACCTTTTAATCCAACAGCAGATCCTGCGAGACGCTTGGAACAAATGGCGTCACTAGCAACAGCATTGACAGCTACTGGTACAAATTTCAGCAACGAGCTTACATATATGCGTGGGATGGCCCCAAGATCGGCAAACTGCGCATCTCTCGAGCACGGAGGAATGCAG GTTCTTCCTAAAGAGGACGTTGAAACCTTGAACTTGTGCAGAAGTATGATGGAGAGAGGGGAATGGCCCCCCCTTATGGTTGTTTTTGATCCTCGAGAAGG GTTCACTGTGGAAGCAGATAGGTTTATAAAGGACTTGACCATAATTACAGAATATACTGGGGATGTTGATTACCTGAAGAACCGTGAACATGATGATGGGGATAGTATGATGACTTTACTGTCTGCTACTAACCCATCTAAAAGCCTTGTCATCTGTCCCGACAAACGTAGTAACATTGCCCGTTTTATAAATGGAATCAACAACCATACACC GGATGGCAGGAAAAAGCAAAACCTTAAGTGCGTAAGGTTCAATGTAAATGGTGAATGTAGAGTTCTACTGATTGCAAACAGAGATATATCCAAGGGAGAGAGACTGTATTATGACTATAATGGATATGAGCATGAATACCCCACTGAGCATTTCGTGTAA
- the LOC101205283 gene encoding dof zinc finger protein DOF2.5: MDTAHWPQFAGGGGMVVKQMEGGGGGGGSSSSCSKPNSGNNGNGNNLLEKKVRGEKEQALKCPRCNSSNTKFCYYNNYSLSQPRYFCKACRRYWTEGGSLRNVPVGGGSRKNKRSSLSSSSSSSDHNKKINASHQIINHQDLNLAIFPPNNNNNNTSISTSSSSSSHLLASFMTAPATGMFNGSGGFGLNELKPPASLSFSLEGFDQNGVRGYGDLHHHHHQDQTAVMFPIEDMKQSNDHEENRGGHGGDNNNNNNSNNSGGSTGFWNGMLGGGSW, encoded by the exons ATGGACACTGCTCATTGGCCACAG TTTGCAGGTGGTGGTGGAATGGTTGTTAAACAAATGGAAgggggaggaggaggaggaggatcATCAAGTTCTTGTTCAAAGCCTAATAGTGGAAataatggaaatggaaataatttgttggaaaaaaaagtaagaggTGAAAAGGAGCAAGCTTTGAAGTGTCCGAGATGTAATTCGAGTAACACAAAGTTCTGTTATTACAACAATTACAGCCTGTCGCAGCCAAGGTATTTTTGTAAGGCTTGTCGGAGGTATTGGACTGAAGGTGGTTCTTTAAGGAATGTTCCAGTAGGTGGCGGCTCAAGGAAGAACAAAAGatcttcactttcttcttcttcttcttcttctgatcATAATAAGAAAATCAACGCATCTCATCAAATCATCAATCATCAAGATCTCAATCTTGCAATCTTCCCtccaaacaacaacaacaacaatactTCTATCTccacttcatcttcttcttcttctcatcttTTGGCTTCTTTCATGACGGCACCGGCAACAGGAATGTTCAATGGCAGTGGTGGGTTTGGATTGAACGAGTTGAAGCCACCTGCAAgcttaagtttttctttggaagGGTTTGATCAGAATGGAGTAAGAGGGTACGGGGATCTTCATCATCACCATCATCAAGATCAGACGGCTGTGATGTTTCCAATTGAAGATATGAAGCAAAGTAATGATCATGAGGAGAATAGGGGAGGACATGGAGGggataataacaacaataataatagtaataattcaGGTGGTAGTACTGGATTTTGGAATGGAATGTTGGGAGGTGGATCGTggtaa